The genomic interval ATTTCTATATAAATACCGTTTGGGATTAAAAAACAGGGAAAGAAAACGATTAAAAAATTACTAATTATATGTTGAAATAAATGAGGTTTCGATAGAGCGATCGAGGTTACCACCTCATTTCGAAAACGATTCTTGGTAGATTTAAATATGTAATAAAACATTGGGGAGTACCTGCCGGATAATTTTGACGCGGCAGGTACTCTTTTATTATAGAACTTGGGGGCCAATTTTGGATAGTATTTCTAAATAGAGGCATACATGGATAGTGAATGACGTCATGGGTTACAAAGGGTGGCGCGCTCGCCAACATGAGTCATTATCAATTGACAGATGACCTTCGGGAAGATTACCTGTCTAGCTATGACAATGGAAGGTTTTGGGACACGATGTTGTTTTTGAAAGCCCTCCCGCATGAACTGCCAGGTCTACGTGTGTATTCCGGAGATGCTGGTTCTTCGTCACTTTTGGTGGTTGGGAAGTGTTACATAATGAGACTCAATGTAACATAAGTTATAAATTTCATGTGGCCTCAAAATTTAATATTTGATTGTGATGTGTTTTGCTTTGATTTATTGGATTACAAAGTAGATGCAGGTAATATCACTCTATTTATGAGAAGCCAGAAAGTGGAGCAGTTGTGCCCTCTTTGTAATATTCCTGCGACCAAACTTCATAGCTACTATTATCGATCCTTCAGAGATTTACCAGTGTTTGAGAATAAAGTATTGATAAGATTAAAATGTAGGAAATTTTATTGTGAAAACCAGTCATGTATCAGAAAGATCTTCGTTGAATCTCTTGATAATACTTTTTCTAAGTATAGTAGGACTACCAATAGGCTGAATAAAAAGCTTTTGAAGATAGCATTGTTGGTTGGTGGTAATATGGGATCAAAGTTATCTCAAACCTTAAATATACCTACGAGTAGTTCCACGTTTATCAGATTAATACACAAACAGAAATTTCCTCAAAACTTTGAGGCAAATGAGATAGGGATAGATGATTGGGCATATAAAAAAGGCCACACTTATGGAACTGCTATTATCGACCTGACATCACGAAAGATCATTGATTTATTACCCGATAGGGAAGCTAAAACCGTAGAAGATTGGTTAAAGCAAAGACCTGATATAAAAATAGTAACCCGGGATCGGTTCGCTAGATATGCCAAAGGAGTTTCAAAAGGTGCTCCGCAGGCATTACAAATAGCAGATCGTTGGCATCTGATAAAAAATATGGGTGATGCTTTGACTAAACTATTAGAACGGGTTCGGCAAAGCATGAAACCTCAATTGGTAAACAAGGTGAAAGCAGCAAAGGAATACCTGGAACCAGGAAACCAGGCTTTGAAAGAATCCTCTTATGGCTCATTGCCGAAGCGCTTTTCGCAATTCGAACAAATAAGGAAATATTATAAGGATGGCGTACCAATAAGAACTATTGCCAGATTGGTAGGAGCAAGTAGAAATACTGTAAAAAAATACTTGCACCTAAACGAGCCACCACCTAAAATACCCGCCAGAAGTAACTTAACTGGATATGTAGATTATATCCAGTCCAGATTGAGAGAAGAACCTGAAGTGGAAATTATTCAGTTATGGAATGAAGTTAAAGAAAGAGGATATAAGGGAAGCAAAAGCGTATTCTATGAACACCTAAAGGGATATCAGAAAGGGAAACGGTATCCAACAATATCATCCTCTTCAATGCCATACTGGTCCGCAAGGAAAGTAAGTCTATTACTTTATCGAAAAAGAAAGCAACTATCAATGGAAGAGAGGGAATTGATCTCCAATTTAAAGAAAAAGTCAAAGGATATTCAAACAACTTCACTTTATGTAAACAGGTTTCGTAAACTATTAGAAAATAAACATGGAGAAGGATTACAAGATTGGATTGATGAAGTATCTGGTACCAACCTTAAAGAGCTTAAAAGCTTTGCAAAGGATTACTATCAGACATCACTGCTGTAACAAATGCAGTCTCATTTCCCTGGAGTAATGGACAGGTTGAAGGCCAAATTAATAAATTGAAGACAATAAAGCGTCAGATGTACGGACGGGCTGGATTCAATCTGTTACGAAAGCGATTGGTGCTGCAAAGGTAGTAACCACCAAAAGTGACGAAGAACCACATAAATCAGAACGGTGGGTCAACATGGTCCAGAATCTACAGACGATGTTCCCATTCAGCATCCACCAGCAAGGTTAGCAGTTCATCTGCGGTACAATGCGTGTAATGCTGGTCAGTAAGACTTTGATGGTAAAGACGGGCCATGGCGCTAAGATGCATTCGACGTAATTTCTCTACGGTGTTGTTTTCGTTCATTATGATTTGTTTTTTAATAAGTAATCGTTGATACCAGCGCTTAGTGATAAGCTGCGGCTCCCCGGATATTTGCATGCTCCGGGATGGAAGGCAGCTCTGCGGGATCATCTGACAGCTTGTCCAGACGTAAACCTCCAACGTGCCCCGTCTTTTTACTATCGACATTTCACCAGTAATATCTCGTGATATTCCGTTTTTCATTTTAGCGTGATTTTGTCGATATTTGGTTTACAACCAAATAGTTCCGTTATGTTAACGTTCTCCCCGCCCGATAGATTGACTGTAGGCCAGGCGCTGGCTAAATTGAGAGCAATCTATCAACCCGACAACACCGCTTTTTCACAGGCCCTGCGTACTTCCTATACGACATACTTGAAAACAGAACGGGATCAAAGAGAACTGAGCTTTTTAATGGCATTGAAGATCTGTAAATTTTACAAGATCGATATTCACGATTTGGTCGTCATGCTCAGTGATGAAGAACTTGATAGAAGAGATCAATCTGTTATTAGGGCCCAGGAGAAACGCGACAGGAAGAAGGCGGAGGCAGAAAGTGCAAAAGTGATAGATCTCGCTACCGGCAAAATAAAGCAAGGGATATAATCGGATATCTGTCAGACAGCCGATTTATGTGTGGTGTTGGACGATTTCCAGTTCTGGGGCAAAAGTTCCAGATACTTGTCTTTAGGGTGATCAGTAATTCTTCGCAGCACATCATCCAACCATTTTACAGGATTGACACCTTGTAGACGGCAAGTAGCCAGCAGACTGTAAATAATAGCAGCGCGTTTACCTGCCAGATGAGAACCCGCAAACATGTGGTTATGCCTGCCTAATGCCAGTGGTCGTATTTGTGCTTCCAGTAAATTGTTGTCAGCCTCTAACATTCCATCAGTTGTATAGATCATCAGTGCGTCAAAGCGGGTAAGTGCGTAAGTAATAGCTTTATGCATCGGAGTCCCCGGTATAGTACCAGGAGCTTGTTGTTCCAGCCACTGACGCATTGCTAATAGTACCGGAACGGATTCGGCCTGTCTCTTTTCAGTGATCTGATCATAATCCAGGTTCAATGCTTTACATGCTGCTTCGATGGCATATAAAGGTTTAAAGAAGTTATCTAAAGCATATCCCGCACGGCTGGAGTCATAATTCAGGGCTTGCGTAAAATATCTTCTCACATGCACAAGACATTGTTGATGGATGACACCTGGCTGTTTACCATAGCTGGTATACACCCCATAACCATCTGTCAGCAAGTATCCCCGATACCCTGACAATATTTTCGCAATATCCTTTTTACCTCTTCCTTCCTGATAGGTAAAACCAGCTATGCGCTGAACAGGGGACATTATTGCCCACATCCAGCCTAAATGTGATTTCTTACCCTTCTTGCGGGTGTCATCCAAAACCTTGTAACAACTCTCATCAAAATGAAGATGCCTGCTGCTTAATATTTCCTTAAGAAGTAAATGCCATAATGGTTCCAGTATATCGCAGACCCTATTCGTAAAATAGGATAGCGTGCTATAAGATAGCGTGATCCCATACTGGACAAAACGTCTCTGCTGTCGCCATACAGGCATATGATAAAGGAACTTGTCAATCAATAGCATTACCAGAACACTAATGTCTACTTTACATCTGGGGATAGGATGTTTTGGTAGCGGAGCTACGAACTGTTTAGCATACAAGCCATCTTCACAAGAAGCTATGTAAACAGGTCTCCTGGTAACTTTGACGTACCACCGTAGCGGACTACAAGCCAACTGCCGCTGTTCTTCTATTCGCAAAAGTCTGGCGCCAACAGGCAGATTTTCTACGTCCAGGACAATAATCTCTTCTTCCAACCCTTCAGGAAGATCATGTCGACCACCTCTTTTCTTTGGGGCAATGGTAATACTGGTCCTGATATGAGCGGCTACTAGTTTTCTACTGTTTATGTGACATACACCCCAGTCATCAACGTCCAGGGATAATTTGCCTTGTATCACATCTACCGACATGGGGAGTTCGTTGCTGGTATGACGTTTCTCACTTTTTATCCCATAGATCCATTTCTTTACTATACGCAACTCATGCCGAAGCATATCTAGCTTACTTAACTCTTTATTCTGTTCGTCTAAGTGTTGCTGCTGTGTAGATATCTGTTTATGCTGGTTGGTGATCAGTTGATCATACTGAGATAATTGTTCGACTTGTTGTAGGATTGTTTGCTGATAGCTGGCAAGTTGCAGATCCTTATCGCATAAATACTGATGCTGTCTGATGATCAATTGGTCCTGCTCTCTGAGTAAGTTATCAGTAGTCTCACGATCCTGCTGCAGGAGCAATATTTGCTCCTGTAATAGTACAATTACCTGATCCTTTCCATCAGAGATAGCAGCTTTGTTGTATGTTTCGTGAGATTGTTTCATCAGACACTACCAATAACAGCGAAGGCAGATCTTTGTTCGATCTACCTTCACTGTTAAACAAAAATAATTTGCGCACTGAGATTAATAAAAGATTAAGTGTATTGACGATACTTATGGAAAGATAATCCTTTAAGAATAGATAATAAGTCACTGGCATTTAATGCAACTGCGTTGTTACCTCCTTCCTGCATCAAAAGATCGAACCTCCCCTTATCTAACTTACGATACAGCATCGTAAAACCATTGTGTTCATGCAAGAGTATCTTCATGTGAGTCTTGTCTTTGTTGAGGAATACAAATATGTCATTATCTGTGATAGTCATGTGCATCTCATTTATCACGATTCCGCAAAGTCCTGCAAAACTTTTACGCATATCAGCACTGCCTCCATATAAAAAATACCTATACCGGTCTGTAAACAATATTATGTTGCTCATGCCAGTAACGATTTGAGATAATCAGGGCCAACTGGCTGGTAAAGACAAATATCTCCCACTTTGGCAAATAATCGTTCTTCCGGTAAATCTCTAGCGGGAAGTGAAGAAATGATTTCTATAAATCCTTCTGAAGGAGCTGTTTTTATGGGTGGATATTTCTTTCGCCAATTGTAAAAGGTGGCATCGCTTATATTATGAAGTTCGCAAAAGTCCTTAACTCTCATTCCTCCCTTATCAAACATATCCATCAAGCCACTGATTTCACTCTCCGTGCGACGCATTTTAACCGGTTTGTTTAATTTGCTGCTCATAGTTTTTTTTAGCAGCAAAATTAATGGGCAGAACACCTATGACCTATGTGGGGCAGGTTGTTGGTTTACGTCCAGACCTGCCTTTAAAATGCGTTCAACAGTATGAAAGCCGGCTTTATGATATTCGAGTGCCCGATGACAGGCCTGCTCAAGACGTTGTGAGGTATAATCCTTTCCTAAAGCCAGTATTCCCTGGCATTGCTTGTAAGCGATTTCCGGATAGCTGTACTGGCCTAATAACCTTTGGATATAGAGAGGGGTATTATTGCCTACCTGCGCTGCTTTATCCTCAAAGAACTTAGGACTCCAGTCATTATATACCTGGTGAGTAGAAGGCAGATGATCGCTGATAGTAGTATAGTGTCCTGGGATAAAACAACGTCGATGACTGGATATGCGGGTATGGTTATAGAATATCTCTACTGATACCTGATTATATTGTACCTCTACGTGAAGGCCTTGATAGCGATAGGGTACGCTATAGTAATTCCGACTTTCACTCAGGTAGATATAACTTGTTTTCTGCACTTTGGCTCTTCTGTATTGCCGTATGTGATAACGGCCCTGTGGCAGCGATTGCAACCACTCTTTTTCAGTATCAATAAATTGTTGCCAGCGGGTTGTACCTCCATGGGCAAACAGGTAATCATTAAAAGTGATCAGCATATTGCTGATTTCAGTATTAAGCTCTTCAAGAGAAAAGAAGGTATGGCGGGATATTGGGTAGTAAATACGTTGGTATATTAGCTCCACTGCGCGTTCAACTAACGCTTTATCTTGCGGATGATAAGGGCGGGCAGGATCTACAGCACAGCCATAGAACAGTGCAAAATCGGCCAATGTTTTATTGATCAGTGGCGCATATTTTGTGTGCCTTGCTCACAGCACTTTTCAGATTATCAGATACAATGGCCTGAGGAACTCCTCCAAACCACTGTAAACAAGCAGATAAACAATTGATCAGATCCTCTCTTTTCTGTGAGGCTACTGCTTTTACGAAGGTATATTGGCTGCAGGGCAATTTTGCCACAAACACTTCTACAGCTATCAGTTCCCCGGTAGTTTTGTCAATATAGGAGAGCTTATCACCACGAAAGTCGACATACAGTTTGTCGCCAGCTTTATGCAATAGTTTTCCTCCCGGCGTACTCCTTTTATTCCACTGCCGTATGTGCCAGCAAAACTGTGTATAACGGTAACCGTCCGGGTGTTTTGACAAGTATTCCTGGTGTAATGCTCCAAGTGTACAACCAGGCTTCAAAAGTTCCTTTTCAATGTAGCTGAAGTAACCAGCCAATGTCTCATAGCGCTCTTTTTCGGTCTGGCTATCTTCTGTAAAAAGGTCTGCAAGTTCAGCATCTTCTAACTGCATTAGGGCATCCAGGGGTAAATCCAATGCTTTAAAGCGGGCCATATAACTGTCTACAGTCTTACGGTTGACCTTAATGTAGTCGGCAATCTTACGATTGCTCCAGCCCTTCTGTTTCAGTGAAATTAATGTACGTACTTCCATGACATTGATTCTTTGACCCGCCATATACCTATTGCTTTTTTAGGTACAAGACTATTGCAAATCATGGAAAGTGGCCCAATGACCTCCGTTTGGGGCTACGGTTATTGATTAATTTGGCCCAATGATCTCCGTTTAGCGCGGCAGGAAACCTTATTTTTGCCCCAATAACCTCCGTTTTAAACAGTGGAACCTGGAGATTGGCTTATTAAAACCGTTCTAGGCAAATTACTTTTGCTCATTTTGGCCCAATATCGCCGTTTTGACTGGCCCGGTATGCTCCGTTATGGGTGGCACAATGACCTCCGTTTTAGACAGCGATCGGTAAGTTGTTCGAATTCCCCTATCTACACCGGAAAAAACCGCCCCTTTTTAGAAGGCGGTCTCTATGATCTATATCAGCGCAACTTTACAATGTAACACTACCCGGTTACTTTTAAAGAATCTATAAGATCGTCCTTAAATCCCAAATGAAACTTCAACACTATAGGGCTTCCAGGGAATGTGCCAGACACCTTGGCTGTCAACACTGCCTTCGATCCGGACTGCTCATAATTGAGAGGTTGCATCGAAGATTGATAGGCCTCATTCGCATGTTCGATCCATTGGCGAATTTCTTCTTTGCCGGTATGCGTTTTGCCTTCATCATGCACACTGGCAGTATCTGTAAAACACGCCGCGTAAGCCTTGCTGTCGTAATTGTTCTGCGTCTCTATAAAACGTCCTACTACTTTTGGTAATTCCATGATAATATGATTAAGTTTTTAAATTGTTGGTATTGTTCCGCCGTCAATGACGAAATTTGTTCCGGTTAAGTAATTGGCTCTTGGTGAAACTAAAAAGCCAACAAATTCGGCTACTTCTTCCGGTTCGGCGGGCCTGCCGTAAGGTATTCCACCCAATGCATTCATGACACCTTGCTGAGCTTCTTCTACAGTACTATTTGCATTTCTTGCAATCTCGCCCAACCAGGCTATCGATGCTGTTGTATTTATCCATCCAGGCGAAACAGTTAGTACGCGAACGCCTTTGGGCGTGACTTCATTTGATAAACTTTTACTGTAATTGATTAATCCTGCCTTTGAAGCTGCGTACGGCAAGGTAGAATCGTATAGCGGCAATTTGCCCTGGATGGAGGCGATGTGAATAATAACACCACTTTTCCGCTCGATCATTTGCGGTAAAAATCCCCTGTCAAGCCTGACAGGAGCAAGTAAATTAGCTTGTAGGGTTGATATCCAATCCTCATCATTCAATGCTGAAAAACCACCGGCGGGTGTTGATGAACCACCAAGGTTGTTTACCAGGATATCCAGCCTGCCATAGGTTGACAGCACTTCGCTGATTACTTTTTGCGCATCTTCTGCCTTGCTCAGGTCTGCCGGCACAAAATAAAGGCCTGCATCTGCATGTTCGGGTTGGTTCCTCGCGGTAATAACCACCGTTGCGCCAGCTGCCTTTAAGCGTTCGGCGATTGCTTTTCCGGCGCCCTTTGTACCACCTGTCACTAAGGCTATCTTTCCAGATAATTCGTTGCTGTAGATGAATTGCTGTTCCATATTTCTTTGTTTGTAGTACAAATCTCGATACTACACAGATAGCAAACAATTACGGTCTTATGAATCAAATAGGGACAAATTTATCCGTATTGATCCCTTACCGGGTGTTGTTTATATTTGTAATTATGTACATGAAAAAGACTACTCCAATGCTCAATTGCGGGCTTGACCTGGTTGGTGAAGTATTGTATGGCAAATGGAAGATACGTATCTTATGGTTCATTCATCAAGGCACCCTTAGACCGGGTGAACTTCAACGGAAAATCCCCGACGTAACGAGACGGGTGCTGAATGTCCAACTGAAAGAACTTGAAGATCATGAATTGGTTACTAAAACGATCTTTCCGGTATTGCCTCCTAAGGTGGAATACCGTCTTACGGACTTCGGTAAAACACTTATCCCGTTGATTCAATCCATCGGACTTTGGGGCGACGAACATCAGGAGCGGCTCCGCAGGGTTATTTTGAAGCATAATGCAGCATCATTGGATGATATCGAAAATGCTTATAAAGAGGGGCCCTCGTTATTAATATGATTCGGGCTTATGATGTTGAATTGATATTTCTGGTAAATCTTGAAGCTGGTGTGAGATATGATCTTTTAGCTTAATGGTAGATGGGTGAGTTTTGTAATGATGCCGCTGGCTTGAATGACGTGTTGATTACTTGATGGTCTTACCTATTTTGAAAGTTGTGCCTTTGCCGGGGAAACTTTCATAAACATATTAAAAACGGGAGTTTTCTATCAACGCATAATATTCATAACGATAGCTATTTTTTATACCCCATGAATACAGCAGGATACTCAGCAACACCACTGGCTAAAAAATTGGGCATTAAGGATGGATTCGTAATTCGCCTGGTGGGTCAGCCACCATATTATTTTGATCTGTTTGAGGACATGCCACTCAACATCCAGATACTCGATGATACGACAAAATCCAAAAACCTTATTCATTATTTTACAAGGCAAGCAGACGATCTGCTCAGGGATATTCCATTATTAAAGAGAGAAATCCAAACCAATGGCATGATATGGATCTCCTGGCCCAAGAAGGCATCAAAGATCACCACTGATATTACTGAGGATGTAATCCGGGACCTGGCGTTAAGCAATGGTCTTGTTGACATTAAAGTTTGTGCGATAGATGAAATCTGGTCCGGCCTTAAATTGGTCATACCGGTAAAGGACAGGGCCCAAAAATAAAAAAGGCAAAGGCAATTAAAGGAATCCCCCCTGATAACAATGTCTTCGATTGATCGATCAGAATAATTCCAAGAGAATAAAACGCGGCAGCGCTAAACTTTGAAAGGAAGCAAACAATCAAAGGCCACCAGCATTTTTTTTATTTCCGCAACTCTTTTCCAGGCCCTGATGGATTAGCATTAACCCGGTGCCAGATGGCTCTGGTACTGGCTATCCGGGAAGAAATGCTATATGCTTAGCCGAGATCAGCTGGTTTTGCCTTGCTCCGATTGTTTACCTTCTGCTTCAGCTGTACCGCCCATTCGTTGACGTGGTTAAGCACAGGCTTTAACGTAAGGCCATCTTCTGTCAGGCTATATTCCACGGTAATCGGTACCGTATTAAAGGTCTGCCTGTATACGATTCCCGCCGCTTCCAGGTCTTTCAATTCTTTGATGAGCATTTTGGGTGAAATGGTCCCTATTTCCCGCTCCAATTCCTTAAACCGTTTCTTGCCGAAATACAGGATGGAAAGGATATGTAATTTCCATTTCCCGCCCAAAACCTGTAGAACAAATTGCAGTGACTCAAGGTTAGGTAAACAATTTTCCATATTTTTTTTCGATTCAACTAAATGATTATCAACCACACTAACTTTTTGTAAATTAGAATACTATCTGGTAACTACTTTCAAAAATAAACCTTCCTACCTGTCCACCCCTGGTGGGTTGCATTCACCCAGGTAAAGGGATTGCCGGAGGAATTATTGGAAGGACGCTTCGGTATTGTCCAGGAATGGATGTTTGATAAGATGCTAGTTAATAAAGATAGTATTAGCCACTTCGACAGAACAATTTATGCCAAAGCATATGATACCAGGGATGCAATCAGGGCATCAAGTGCCTGGTACCAAGCCTTTCCGCAAGATATTCAAGATATCAAAGTAATGCCACGAATAGAGGCCCCAACTTTAGGAATTGCAAGCTCTGGAAGCATTCAAATGTTAAAAGCATCACTTCCAAATTATATCAAGAACGCTAAGATGTGGTGGAAAATTCCGGTCACTTTCTGCAAGAAGAGCAACCACAAATAGTAGCGGACCTGATTTTAAATTTTTTAAATTCCAAACTTTAATAGCTACTATTACTTACAATCGGTACTCTGGCGTATCCCAACCCGGAATGCTGGTATTTTCTTAGTATCAGTCACATCAATCATCGATAATGAGATAGCTGATTACAATCTTACTTCAGTTTTGCCTATACTTCTCCTTGAACTTGCCCGGCGTGATACCGACCACCTTCTTAAACAGCCTTGTAAAATACGAAGGACTCTCGAACCCTAGCCCATAAGCGATACCGGCCACATTGTTATCGGAGGTCAGCAGCTGGTCCTTGGCTTCCTTTATCAGATAAATATGAACGTGGTCAATGGCGGTCTTACCTGTCTCCAGTTTGAGCACGTCGCTCAAATATCTGCTGGAGAGTCCCAACTCTCCGGCCAGGTAATTTACTGTCGGCAGGCCATTGCTGTTGTGGCGGCCGGAACTGAAATACTGCGCCAGCACCTCCTCGAATCTCCGGACGGTTGTGCCGGACAGGTTCCCACTCCTGTTAGCGAATTGCCGGCGATAAAAACGATCGGAATATTTCAGCATAGAGTCGATATGCGACAGGATGATCTCCCGGGTCAGC from Chitinophaga filiformis carries:
- a CDS encoding ISL3 family transposase, with protein sequence MRSQKVEQLCPLCNIPATKLHSYYYRSFRDLPVFENKVLIRLKCRKFYCENQSCIRKIFVESLDNTFSKYSRTTNRLNKKLLKIALLVGGNMGSKLSQTLNIPTSSSTFIRLIHKQKFPQNFEANEIGIDDWAYKKGHTYGTAIIDLTSRKIIDLLPDREAKTVEDWLKQRPDIKIVTRDRFARYAKGVSKGAPQALQIADRWHLIKNMGDALTKLLERVRQSMKPQLVNKVKAAKEYLEPGNQALKESSYGSLPKRFSQFEQIRKYYKDGVPIRTIARLVGASRNTVKKYLHLNEPPPKIPARSNLTGYVDYIQSRLREEPEVEIIQLWNEVKERGYKGSKSVFYEHLKGYQKGKRYPTISSSSMPYWSARKVSLLLYRKRKQLSMEERELISNLKKKSKDIQTTSLYVNRFRKLLENKHGEGLQDWIDEVSGTNLKELKSFAKDYYQTSLL
- the tnpB gene encoding IS66 family insertion sequence element accessory protein TnpB (TnpB, as the term is used for proteins encoded by IS66 family insertion elements, is considered an accessory protein, since TnpC, encoded by a neighboring gene, is a DDE family transposase.), which codes for MSNIILFTDRYRYFLYGGSADMRKSFAGLCGIVINEMHMTITDNDIFVFLNKDKTHMKILLHEHNGFTMLYRKLDKGRFDLLMQEGGNNAVALNASDLLSILKGLSFHKYRQYT
- a CDS encoding SDR family oxidoreductase, encoding MEQQFIYSNELSGKIALVTGGTKGAGKAIAERLKAAGATVVITARNQPEHADAGLYFVPADLSKAEDAQKVISEVLSTYGRLDILVNNLGGSSTPAGGFSALNDEDWISTLQANLLAPVRLDRGFLPQMIERKSGVIIHIASIQGKLPLYDSTLPYAASKAGLINYSKSLSNEVTPKGVRVLTVSPGWINTTASIAWLGEIARNANSTVEEAQQGVMNALGGIPYGRPAEPEEVAEFVGFLVSPRANYLTGTNFVIDGGTIPTI
- a CDS encoding Mu transposase domain-containing protein produces the protein MADFALFYGCAVDPARPYHPQDKALVERAVELIYQRIYYPISRHTFFSLEELNTEISNMLITFNDYLFAHGGTTRWQQFIDTEKEWLQSLPQGRYHIRQYRRAKVQKTSYIYLSESRNYYSVPYRYQGLHVEVQYNQVSVEIFYNHTRISSHRRCFIPGHYTTISDHLPSTHQVYNDWSPKFFEDKAAQVGNNTPLYIQRLLGQYSYPEIAYKQCQGILALGKDYTSQRLEQACHRALEYHKAGFHTVERILKAGLDVNQQPAPHRS
- the tnpA gene encoding IS66 family insertion sequence element accessory protein TnpA, with product MSSKLNKPVKMRRTESEISGLMDMFDKGGMRVKDFCELHNISDATFYNWRKKYPPIKTAPSEGFIEIISSLPARDLPEERLFAKVGDICLYQPVGPDYLKSLLA
- a CDS encoding nuclear transport factor 2 family protein, coding for MELPKVVGRFIETQNNYDSKAYAACFTDTASVHDEGKTHTGKEEIRQWIEHANEAYQSSMQPLNYEQSGSKAVLTAKVSGTFPGSPIVLKFHLGFKDDLIDSLKVTG
- the tnpC gene encoding IS66 family transposase, with protein sequence MKQSHETYNKAAISDGKDQVIVLLQEQILLLQQDRETTDNLLREQDQLIIRQHQYLCDKDLQLASYQQTILQQVEQLSQYDQLITNQHKQISTQQQHLDEQNKELSKLDMLRHELRIVKKWIYGIKSEKRHTSNELPMSVDVIQGKLSLDVDDWGVCHINSRKLVAAHIRTSITIAPKKRGGRHDLPEGLEEEIIVLDVENLPVGARLLRIEEQRQLACSPLRWYVKVTRRPVYIASCEDGLYAKQFVAPLPKHPIPRCKVDISVLVMLLIDKFLYHMPVWRQQRRFVQYGITLSYSTLSYFTNRVCDILEPLWHLLLKEILSSRHLHFDESCYKVLDDTRKKGKKSHLGWMWAIMSPVQRIAGFTYQEGRGKKDIAKILSGYRGYLLTDGYGVYTSYGKQPGVIHQQCLVHVRRYFTQALNYDSSRAGYALDNFFKPLYAIEAACKALNLDYDQITEKRQAESVPVLLAMRQWLEQQAPGTIPGTPMHKAITYALTRFDALMIYTTDGMLEADNNLLEAQIRPLALGRHNHMFAGSHLAGKRAAIIYSLLATCRLQGVNPVKWLDDVLRRITDHPKDKYLELLPQNWKSSNTTHKSAV
- a CDS encoding winged helix-turn-helix transcriptional regulator → MKKTTPMLNCGLDLVGEVLYGKWKIRILWFIHQGTLRPGELQRKIPDVTRRVLNVQLKELEDHELVTKTIFPVLPPKVEYRLTDFGKTLIPLIQSIGLWGDEHQERLRRVILKHNAASLDDIENAYKEGPSLLI
- a CDS encoding winged helix-turn-helix transcriptional regulator, giving the protein MENCLPNLESLQFVLQVLGGKWKLHILSILYFGKKRFKELEREIGTISPKMLIKELKDLEAAGIVYRQTFNTVPITVEYSLTEDGLTLKPVLNHVNEWAVQLKQKVNNRSKAKPADLG